The Williamsia sp. DF01-3 genome has a window encoding:
- a CDS encoding aminoacyl-tRNA hydrolase, whose translation MVAPDADNTFVQRYRRLTEYVGGGSDPVDPGQVLAMPMVLHIPKTDPPPRTELLNAAASAVAALCLDPRSGGDGPWSEPMDAWCDARIRKIARRARGSHWSAAQEVPGVTARCGSAEARAIVPGPVGDIDRRIGRLQIGGTDVPGDDADVGTGPVLWVNPTLEMTVGKLAAQVGHAAMLVVRLMSSEDAERWWSDGCPVRVRTASPTDWTRLIDADLTGHAVAVRDAGFTEIAPGSVTVIAEIGQDGLGSAD comes from the coding sequence ATGGTCGCGCCCGACGCCGACAACACTTTTGTGCAGCGGTACCGGCGCCTGACCGAGTACGTCGGTGGCGGTTCGGATCCGGTGGATCCGGGCCAGGTGCTGGCGATGCCGATGGTGCTGCACATCCCCAAGACCGATCCTCCGCCCAGGACCGAGCTGCTCAACGCTGCGGCTTCAGCGGTCGCGGCATTGTGCCTCGATCCGCGCTCGGGCGGCGACGGCCCGTGGTCGGAACCGATGGACGCGTGGTGCGACGCGCGGATCCGTAAGATCGCGCGCCGCGCACGTGGATCGCATTGGAGTGCGGCACAAGAAGTCCCGGGGGTCACCGCACGATGCGGTTCGGCCGAGGCCCGGGCCATCGTCCCCGGACCGGTCGGCGACATCGATCGGCGGATCGGACGCCTCCAGATCGGGGGCACCGACGTGCCCGGCGACGATGCCGACGTGGGCACCGGGCCGGTGTTGTGGGTCAATCCGACTCTCGAGATGACGGTCGGGAAGCTGGCCGCGCAGGTCGGGCACGCTGCGATGCTGGTCGTCCGGTTGATGTCCTCGGAGGACGCCGAGCGATGGTGGTCCGATGGATGTCCAGTACGGGTACGCACCGCGTCGCCGACCGACTGGACCAGGTTGATCGACGCCGACCTCACCGGCCATGCGGTTGCTGTGCGCGATGCCGGCTTCACCGAGATCGCGCCGGGCTCGGTGACCGTGATCGCCGAAATAGGGCAGGACGGCCTGGGCTCTGCCGATTAG
- the nrdI gene encoding class Ib ribonucleoside-diphosphate reductase assembly flavoprotein NrdI codes for MGKIPVHSAEAGSDGPPLIVYFSSVSENTHRFVEKLGLRAVRIPLFDPEGTFVVDEPYVLVCPTYGGGKASGEPGGFVPKQVIKFLNNKHNRSLITAVIAAGNTNFGEEFCLAGNIISNKCQVPYLYRFELMGDAEDVERVRTGLHQFTLDQLAQEPAQCRQPQPQ; via the coding sequence TTGGGGAAGATTCCCGTACATTCCGCGGAGGCCGGATCCGATGGCCCCCCGCTGATCGTGTACTTCTCGAGCGTCTCGGAGAACACACACCGATTCGTCGAGAAGCTCGGTCTTCGGGCGGTCCGGATCCCCCTGTTCGACCCCGAGGGCACGTTCGTCGTCGATGAGCCCTACGTCTTGGTCTGCCCTACCTATGGGGGTGGGAAGGCGTCAGGAGAGCCCGGCGGATTCGTTCCCAAGCAGGTCATCAAGTTCCTGAACAACAAACACAACCGTTCGCTGATCACCGCGGTCATCGCGGCAGGGAATACCAATTTCGGTGAAGAGTTCTGCCTCGCAGGCAACATCATCTCGAACAAATGCCAGGTGCCGTACCTGTACCGGTTCGAGCTGATGGGCGACGCCGAAGACGTAGAGCGAGTCCGCACCGGCCTCCATCAATTCACACTCGATCAACTCGCACAGGAGCCAGCACAGTGTCGCCAACCGCAACCGCAGTAG
- the serB gene encoding phosphoserine phosphatase SerB, translated as MGYNISQSSEEAGPLGTSVLITVTGHDKPGVTSVLFGALSTRNVSVLDVEQVVIRGRLTLGVLVSCIGDSEELQEVIEQAMDSLGIDVTVEVGAVNGDRRLSTHAVVILGSPVSAKGFSALAGELARQGGNIDSIRGIADYPVTGLELLISVDKDSVAADAALRQGLAAVASKYGIDVAVERGGLARRAKRLIVFDVDSTLIQGEVIEMLAARAGREQEVAAVTEAAMRGELDFAESLHQRVAALAGLDVSVLDEVAMELQLTPGARTTIRTLHRMGYHCGVVSGGFRQVIEPLAHELELDFVKANTLEISEGKLTGRVKGEIVDRAGKAKALRAFADSVGVPMEQTIAVGDGANDIDMLTVAGLGIAFNAKPALQEVADAALSHPFLDAVLFILGVTRDEIEAADAVDGVLRRVPLN; from the coding sequence GTGGGATACAACATCAGCCAAAGCTCGGAAGAAGCAGGACCTCTCGGCACCTCGGTGCTGATCACGGTCACCGGTCACGACAAGCCAGGCGTCACGTCGGTACTGTTCGGAGCCCTGTCCACCCGCAACGTCAGCGTGCTGGACGTGGAGCAGGTGGTCATCCGCGGTCGCCTCACCCTCGGTGTGCTGGTGAGCTGCATCGGCGACAGCGAAGAGTTGCAAGAGGTCATCGAGCAGGCCATGGATTCCCTCGGAATCGATGTCACGGTCGAGGTGGGAGCAGTCAACGGCGACCGCAGGCTGTCCACCCACGCTGTGGTGATCCTCGGCAGCCCGGTCAGCGCCAAGGGGTTCAGCGCACTGGCGGGTGAACTCGCCCGCCAGGGTGGCAACATCGACTCCATTCGTGGAATCGCGGACTATCCGGTCACCGGACTCGAACTACTCATCAGCGTCGACAAGGACAGCGTCGCCGCCGATGCCGCACTGCGTCAGGGACTTGCCGCCGTGGCCAGCAAGTACGGCATCGATGTGGCCGTCGAGCGCGGCGGTCTGGCCCGGCGGGCCAAGCGCCTCATCGTGTTCGACGTCGACTCCACCCTGATCCAGGGCGAGGTCATCGAAATGCTCGCGGCCCGGGCAGGCCGCGAACAAGAGGTCGCCGCAGTCACAGAGGCTGCCATGCGAGGCGAACTCGACTTCGCGGAGTCTCTCCACCAGCGTGTGGCCGCACTTGCCGGCCTCGACGTATCGGTGCTCGACGAAGTGGCTATGGAACTGCAGCTCACGCCCGGTGCCCGGACGACCATCCGCACCCTCCACCGCATGGGTTACCACTGCGGCGTGGTGTCGGGTGGCTTCCGGCAGGTCATCGAACCGCTGGCGCATGAACTCGAGCTCGACTTCGTGAAGGCGAACACGCTGGAGATCTCCGAGGGCAAGCTCACCGGCCGGGTGAAAGGCGAAATCGTCGACCGGGCCGGGAAGGCGAAGGCCTTGCGTGCGTTTGCCGACAGCGTCGGTGTGCCGATGGAGCAGACCATCGCGGTCGGTGACGGGGCCAACGACATCGACATGCTGACAGTCGCCGGCCTCGGAATCGCCTTCAACGCCAAACCGGCGTTGCAGGAAGTCGCCGACGCCGCGCTGTCGCACCCGTTCCTGGACGCCGTCCTCTTCATCCTCGGTGTCACACGCGACGAGATCGAGGCCGCGGACGCCGTCGACGGTGTGTTGCGCCGGGTGCCGCTGAACTGA
- a CDS encoding redoxin NrdH, with amino-acid sequence MTTSATATITVYTKPACVQCNATYKALDKNGLDYEVVDITEDSEARDYVMALGYLQAPVVVAGDSHWSGFRPDRIKALVAAAA; translated from the coding sequence ATGACTACTTCGGCCACCGCAACGATCACCGTCTACACCAAGCCTGCTTGCGTGCAGTGCAACGCCACCTACAAGGCGCTCGACAAGAACGGTCTCGACTACGAGGTCGTCGACATCACCGAGGATTCCGAGGCCCGCGACTACGTGATGGCTCTTGGTTACCTGCAGGCGCCCGTGGTGGTCGCCGGCGACAGCCACTGGTCAGGGTTCCGTCCGGATCGCATCAAGGCGCTCGTCGCAGCCGCAGCCTGA
- the ctaD gene encoding cytochrome c oxidase subunit I — MTAVDQPTTQVAPVRPYPERTGAKGSFIYKMLTTTDHKMLGIMYLVACFAFFLIGGLMALLMRSELTVPGLQFLSTEQYNQLFTMHGTVMLLMYATPIVIGFANVVLPLQIGAPDVAFPRLNAFSFWLFVFGSTVAIAGFITPGGAADFGWTAYTPLTDAVHSPGPGADMWILGLGVSGLGTILGAVNMITTVVCLRAPGMTMFRMPIFTWNILVTSVLILLAFPLLTAALMGLEVDRQFGAHLYDPSNGGAILWQHLFWFFGHPEVYIIALPFFGIVSEIFPVFSRKPIFGYSTLVYATLAIAALSVAVWAHHMYATGAVLLPFFSFMTFIIAVPTGVKFFNWIGTMWKGHITFETPMLFSVGFLVTFLFGGLTGVLLASPPLDFHLSDSYFVVAHFHYVLFGTIVFATYAGIYFWFPKMTGRMLDERLGKIHFWLTMIGFHTTFLVQHWVGNEGMPRRYADYLSTDGFTSLNIVSTVGAFILGASTLPFLWNVFRSYRYGEVVTVDDPWGFGNSLEWATSCPPPRHNFTELPRIRSERPAFELHYPHMVDRMREEAHVGHASEKAEQAKRDPLTVGGTESSTEPNSF; from the coding sequence GTGACCGCGGTAGACCAGCCCACCACTCAGGTGGCTCCGGTTCGGCCTTATCCCGAGCGCACGGGTGCCAAGGGTTCGTTCATCTACAAGATGTTGACGACGACCGATCACAAGATGCTGGGCATCATGTATTTGGTTGCGTGTTTTGCGTTTTTCCTCATCGGTGGCTTGATGGCGTTGCTGATGCGTTCTGAGTTGACGGTGCCTGGTCTGCAGTTCTTGTCGACTGAGCAGTACAACCAGTTGTTCACCATGCATGGCACGGTGATGTTGCTGATGTATGCGACGCCGATTGTGATCGGGTTTGCCAACGTGGTGTTGCCGTTGCAGATCGGTGCGCCGGATGTGGCGTTCCCGCGGTTGAATGCGTTCAGTTTTTGGTTGTTCGTGTTTGGTTCGACGGTGGCGATTGCCGGGTTCATCACTCCCGGTGGTGCGGCTGACTTCGGTTGGACTGCGTATACGCCGTTGACCGATGCGGTGCATTCGCCGGGTCCGGGTGCGGATATGTGGATTTTGGGTCTGGGTGTGTCGGGTCTGGGCACGATTTTGGGTGCGGTGAACATGATCACGACGGTGGTGTGTTTGCGTGCGCCGGGTATGACGATGTTCCGGATGCCGATTTTCACTTGGAACATTTTGGTGACGAGTGTGCTGATCTTGCTGGCGTTCCCGTTGTTGACGGCGGCGTTGATGGGGTTGGAGGTTGATCGGCAGTTCGGGGCGCATCTGTATGACCCGTCCAATGGTGGTGCGATTTTGTGGCAGCACTTGTTCTGGTTCTTCGGTCATCCCGAGGTGTACATCATTGCGTTGCCGTTCTTCGGGATCGTGTCGGAGATCTTCCCGGTCTTCTCGCGCAAGCCCATCTTCGGCTACTCCACACTCGTCTATGCGACCTTGGCGATTGCGGCTTTGTCGGTGGCGGTGTGGGCCCATCACATGTATGCCACCGGGGCTGTGCTGTTGCCGTTCTTCTCGTTCATGACGTTCATCATCGCGGTGCCGACGGGTGTGAAGTTCTTCAACTGGATCGGGACGATGTGGAAGGGTCACATCACGTTCGAGACGCCGATGCTGTTTTCGGTGGGCTTTTTGGTGACGTTCTTGTTCGGTGGTCTGACCGGTGTGTTGCTGGCGAGCCCGCCGTTGGATTTCCACCTGTCTGACAGTTACTTCGTGGTGGCGCACTTCCATTACGTGTTGTTCGGCACGATCGTGTTCGCGACGTACGCCGGTATCTATTTCTGGTTCCCGAAGATGACTGGCCGGATGCTTGATGAGCGTTTGGGCAAGATCCACTTCTGGTTGACGATGATCGGGTTCCACACGACGTTCTTGGTGCAGCACTGGGTGGGTAACGAGGGTATGCCGCGTCGGTATGCCGATTACCTGTCCACGGATGGGTTCACGTCGTTGAACATTGTGTCGACGGTGGGTGCGTTCATTCTGGGTGCTTCGACGTTGCCGTTCTTGTGGAATGTGTTCCGTAGCTACCGGTATGGCGAGGTGGTGACGGTGGATGATCCGTGGGGCTTTGGTAACTCGTTGGAGTGGGCGACCAGTTGCCCGCCGCCGCGGCACAACTTCACCGAGCTGCCCCGGATCCGTTCGGAGCGTCCGGCGTTCGAGTTGCATTACCCGCACATGGTCGACCGGATGCGCGAAGAAGCACACGTCGGCCATGCCAGCGAAAAAGCGGAACAGGCCAAGCGTGATCCTTTGACGGTCGGTGGCACCGAGTCATCCACCGAACCCAACTCGTTCTGA
- the nrdF gene encoding class 1b ribonucleoside-diphosphate reductase subunit beta, with amino-acid sequence MTSTQSHSPADGAPIKLVSRVSAINWNRVPDEKDAEVWDRLTGNFWLPEKVPVSNDIPSWGTLTEVEKQLTMRVFTGLTLLDTIQGTVGAVSLIPDATTPHEEAVLTNIAFMESVHAKSYSSIFSTLCSTKDIDEAFRWSEENEYVQTKARIVMDYYRGDDPLKRKVASTLLESFLFYSGFYLPMYWSSRAKLTNTADLIRLIIRDEAVHGYYIGYKYQRALETQTPERRQELKDYTFELLFELYDNETDYTEQLYDDVGLTEDVKKFLRYNANKALMNLGYEAMFPRDETDVNPAILSALSPNADENHDFFSGSGSSYVIGKAVNTEDEDWEF; translated from the coding sequence ATGACGTCCACTCAGAGCCATTCGCCGGCCGACGGAGCACCGATCAAACTGGTCAGCCGGGTCTCGGCGATCAACTGGAACCGGGTTCCCGACGAGAAAGATGCCGAGGTGTGGGACCGCCTCACCGGTAATTTCTGGCTACCGGAAAAGGTGCCGGTGTCCAACGACATCCCGTCGTGGGGCACCCTCACCGAGGTCGAGAAGCAGCTCACCATGCGGGTTTTCACCGGCCTGACGCTGCTTGACACCATCCAGGGCACCGTCGGCGCCGTCAGCCTGATCCCGGATGCCACCACCCCTCACGAAGAGGCGGTGCTCACCAACATCGCGTTCATGGAGTCGGTGCACGCCAAGAGCTACAGCTCCATCTTCTCCACGCTGTGCTCCACCAAGGACATCGACGAGGCGTTCCGGTGGTCCGAAGAAAACGAGTACGTGCAGACCAAGGCGCGCATCGTCATGGACTACTACCGGGGCGATGACCCGCTCAAGCGCAAGGTGGCCTCCACGTTGCTCGAGTCGTTCCTGTTCTACAGCGGCTTCTACCTCCCGATGTACTGGTCGTCGCGGGCCAAGCTGACCAACACCGCTGACCTCATCCGGTTGATCATCCGCGACGAGGCGGTGCATGGCTACTACATCGGCTACAAGTACCAGCGGGCGCTGGAAACCCAGACGCCAGAGCGTCGGCAGGAGCTGAAGGACTACACCTTCGAATTGCTCTTCGAGCTGTACGACAACGAAACCGACTACACCGAACAGCTGTACGACGATGTGGGCCTCACCGAAGACGTCAAGAAGTTCCTGCGGTACAACGCCAACAAGGCGCTCATGAACCTGGGCTACGAGGCGATGTTCCCCCGGGACGAGACAGACGTGAACCCGGCGATCCTGTCGGCTCTGTCACCGAACGCGGACGAGAACCACGACTTCTTCTCCGGCTCGGGCAGCTCGTACGTCATCGGCAAGGCCGTCAACACCGAAGACGAAGACTGGGAGTTCTGA
- the nrdE gene encoding class 1b ribonucleoside-diphosphate reductase subunit alpha, producing MSPTATAVETSASKSGAHADPSGHNPGEMDYHSLNAMLNLYDADGKIQFEKDREAANQYFLQHVNQNTVFFHNLEEKLKYLVEENYYEPEVLAKYDREFVKGLFDHAYSKKFRFPTFLGAFKYYTSYTLKTFDGKRYLERFEDRVAMVALTLADGDTALARNLVDEIIEGRFQPATPTFLNSGKKQRGEPVSCFLLRIEDNMESIGRSINSALQLSKRGGGVALLLSNIREHGAPIKKIENQSSGVIPIMKLLEDSFSYANQLGARQGAGAVYLHAHHPDIYRFLDTKRENADEKIRIKTLSLGVVIPDITFELAKRNDDMYLFSPYDVERIYGVPFADINVSEKYHEMVEDKRIRKSKIKAREFFQTLAELQFESGYPYIMFEDTVNRANPIDGKITHSNLCSEILQVSTASEFNDDLSYANIGKDISCNLGSLNIAKTMDSPDIAHTIETAIRGLTAVSDQTAITSVPSIQKGNNESHAIGLGQMNLHGYLARERVYYGSPEGIDFTNIYFYTVLFYALRASNRIAKERGRAFGGFERSKYATGEFFDKYTDRTWAPETDKVREMFGQAGIAIPTQDDWRELKVSVQEHGIYNQNLQAVPPTGSISYINHSTSSIHPVAAKVEIRKEGKIGRVYYPAPYMDNDNLDYYQDAYEIGYEKIIDTYAAATQHVDQGLSLTLFFKDTATTRDVNKAQIYAWRKGIKTLYYIRLRQMALEGTEVEGCVSCML from the coding sequence GTGTCGCCAACCGCAACCGCAGTAGAGACCTCGGCAAGCAAGTCAGGCGCACATGCCGACCCGTCGGGACACAACCCGGGTGAGATGGACTACCACTCGCTCAACGCGATGCTGAACCTGTACGACGCAGACGGCAAGATCCAGTTCGAGAAGGATCGCGAAGCGGCCAATCAGTACTTCCTGCAACACGTCAACCAGAACACCGTTTTCTTCCACAACCTGGAAGAGAAGCTCAAGTACCTTGTCGAGGAAAACTATTACGAGCCAGAGGTTTTGGCGAAGTACGACCGCGAGTTCGTCAAGGGGCTCTTCGATCACGCCTACAGCAAGAAGTTCCGGTTCCCGACGTTCCTCGGTGCGTTCAAGTACTACACCTCTTACACGCTGAAGACGTTCGACGGTAAGCGGTACCTCGAGCGGTTCGAAGACCGTGTCGCCATGGTGGCTCTCACCCTCGCCGACGGGGACACCGCGCTGGCCCGCAACCTCGTCGACGAGATCATCGAAGGCCGATTCCAGCCGGCCACACCCACGTTCCTCAACTCGGGCAAGAAACAACGCGGCGAGCCGGTGTCGTGCTTCCTGCTCCGCATCGAAGACAACATGGAATCGATCGGGCGCTCGATCAACTCCGCACTGCAGCTCTCCAAGCGCGGCGGGGGAGTGGCCTTGCTGCTGAGCAACATTCGTGAGCACGGTGCCCCGATCAAGAAGATCGAGAACCAGAGCTCGGGTGTCATCCCCATCATGAAGCTGCTCGAGGACTCGTTCAGTTACGCCAACCAGCTCGGTGCCCGGCAGGGTGCGGGTGCGGTGTACCTGCATGCACACCATCCCGACATCTACCGCTTCCTCGACACCAAGCGCGAGAACGCGGATGAGAAGATCCGCATCAAGACGCTGTCGTTGGGTGTGGTGATCCCTGACATCACCTTCGAGCTGGCCAAGCGCAACGACGACATGTATCTGTTCAGCCCGTACGACGTCGAACGGATCTACGGTGTGCCGTTCGCGGACATCAACGTCAGCGAGAAGTACCACGAAATGGTGGAGGACAAGCGGATTCGCAAGTCCAAGATCAAGGCACGTGAGTTCTTCCAGACGCTGGCAGAGCTGCAGTTCGAATCGGGATACCCGTACATCATGTTCGAGGACACGGTGAATCGCGCCAACCCGATCGACGGCAAGATCACCCACTCCAACCTGTGCTCGGAGATCCTGCAGGTCTCCACGGCCTCGGAGTTCAACGACGACCTGTCCTACGCCAACATCGGCAAAGACATCTCGTGCAACCTGGGTTCGCTGAACATCGCCAAGACGATGGATTCGCCCGACATCGCGCACACCATCGAGACCGCGATCCGCGGGCTCACGGCCGTGTCGGATCAGACCGCGATCACGTCGGTGCCCTCGATCCAGAAGGGCAACAACGAATCCCACGCCATCGGCCTCGGGCAGATGAACCTGCACGGCTACCTGGCGCGAGAGCGGGTCTACTACGGATCGCCCGAGGGTATCGACTTCACGAACATCTACTTCTACACCGTGCTCTTCTACGCGCTGCGCGCATCGAACCGCATCGCCAAGGAGCGCGGTAGGGCGTTCGGTGGATTCGAGCGGTCGAAGTACGCGACCGGCGAGTTCTTCGACAAGTACACCGACCGCACTTGGGCACCGGAGACCGACAAGGTCCGAGAGATGTTCGGACAGGCCGGGATCGCGATCCCCACGCAGGACGACTGGCGTGAGCTGAAGGTGTCCGTGCAGGAGCACGGGATCTACAACCAGAACCTGCAGGCCGTTCCGCCGACGGGTTCGATCAGCTACATCAACCACTCGACCAGCTCGATCCACCCGGTCGCCGCCAAGGTGGAGATCCGCAAAGAGGGCAAGATCGGCCGCGTGTACTACCCGGCGCCCTACATGGACAACGACAACCTGGACTACTACCAGGACGCGTACGAGATCGGCTACGAGAAGATCATCGACACGTACGCCGCAGCCACCCAGCACGTGGACCAGGGGCTGAGTCTCACGTTGTTCTTCAAAGACACCGCGACCACTCGCGACGTGAACAAGGCGCAGATCTACGCATGGCGCAAGGGAATCAAGACGCTGTATTACATCCGGCTGCGTCAGATGGCTCTCGAGGGGACCGAGGTGGAGGGTTGCGTCTCCTGCATGCTGTAG
- a CDS encoding ABC transporter substrate-binding protein, with protein sequence MSEVIRRRRALATLALATLVSAGVSGCLDSSVPEGEGSIVKTTTRIASVDLADPDRHKNQTCQTPAPVDSGAPDPSRILVADPSLLDALCALGVQGKVVASTTVGGSLPSFMGTAVQDLPTVGEKSRPDVARAAASKPDLLLTVGESPLDGAVGSVRTVQIDPAQDWRERFSAVAEAVGRGDAGEQRLRAYKDAAKTTGDRLGARYNQASLVRFGKDSETVEGTDGFAASVLTDMGVQRPPGQREPEPTPIDDKNFEIADGDVIYVGFDGPAGLEHGTSVLESDRWRDMGAPSWGRVRIVEDEVWFGSGGLSAANIVLFNVGNSLV encoded by the coding sequence GTGAGCGAAGTGATCCGTCGCCGTCGCGCCCTGGCGACTCTTGCGCTTGCCACCCTGGTCAGCGCAGGTGTGAGTGGATGCCTCGACTCGTCTGTACCCGAGGGCGAAGGGTCGATCGTGAAGACGACGACACGTATCGCCTCGGTCGATCTCGCGGACCCCGATCGCCACAAGAACCAGACATGTCAAACACCGGCACCGGTCGACTCCGGAGCCCCCGACCCCAGTCGCATCCTGGTCGCGGACCCGAGCCTCCTCGACGCTCTGTGCGCGCTCGGCGTGCAGGGCAAAGTGGTCGCATCCACCACCGTCGGCGGCTCACTCCCCTCGTTCATGGGCACAGCGGTGCAGGATCTTCCCACCGTCGGTGAAAAGAGTCGGCCAGACGTCGCACGGGCGGCCGCGAGCAAACCTGACCTCCTGCTGACGGTCGGCGAATCCCCACTCGACGGTGCTGTGGGCTCGGTCCGGACCGTCCAGATCGACCCGGCGCAGGACTGGCGCGAGCGGTTCTCGGCGGTTGCCGAGGCGGTGGGCCGCGGTGACGCGGGCGAGCAACGACTGCGGGCCTACAAAGACGCCGCCAAGACCACCGGCGACCGACTCGGAGCGCGATACAACCAGGCCTCTCTCGTGCGGTTCGGCAAGGACTCCGAGACGGTGGAGGGCACCGACGGGTTCGCCGCGAGCGTCCTGACCGACATGGGTGTGCAACGTCCGCCCGGTCAGCGTGAGCCGGAGCCGACGCCGATAGACGACAAGAACTTCGAGATTGCCGACGGAGATGTCATCTACGTCGGATTCGACGGGCCTGCCGGGCTGGAGCACGGCACCTCGGTCCTTGAGAGCGATCGATGGCGCGACATGGGTGCACCGAGCTGGGGACGCGTGCGCATCGTGGAAGACGAGGTCTGGTTCGGCTCGGGAGGACTGTCGGCGGCGAACATAGTGCTCTTCAACGTCGGCAACTCATTGGTGTGA
- the ctaD gene encoding cytochrome c oxidase subunit I, producing the protein MTAVDQPTTQVAPVRPYPERTGAKGSFIYKMLTTTDHKMLGIMYLVACFAFFLIGGLMALLMRSELTVPGLQFLSTEQYNQLFTMHGTVMLLMYATPIVIGFANVVLPLQIGAPDVAFPRLNAFSFWLFVFGSTVAIAGFITPGGAADFGWTAYTPLTDAVHSPGPGADMWILGLGVSGLGTILGAVNMITTVVCLRAPGMTMFRMPIFTWNILVTSVLILLAFPLLTAALMGLEVDRQFGAHLYDPSNGGAILWQHLFWFFGHPEVYIIALPFFGIVSEIFPVFSRKPIFGYSTLVYATLAIAALSVAVWAHHMYATGAVLLPFFSFMTFIIAVPTGVKFFNWIGTMWKGHITFETPMLFSVGFLVTFLFGGLTGVLLASPPLDFHLSDSYFVVAHFHYVLFGTIVFATYAGIYFWFPKMTGRMLDERLGKIHFWLTMIGFHTTFLVQHWVGNEGMPRRYADYLSTDGFTSLNIVSTVGAFILGASTLPFLWNVFRSYRYGEVVTVDDPWGFGNSLEWATSCPPPRHNFTELPRIRSERPAFELHYPHMVDRMREEAHVGHASEKAEHAKRDPLTVGTHESSTDPDPS; encoded by the coding sequence GTGACCGCGGTAGACCAGCCCACCACTCAGGTGGCTCCGGTTCGGCCTTATCCCGAGCGCACGGGTGCCAAGGGTTCGTTCATCTACAAGATGTTGACGACGACCGATCACAAGATGCTGGGCATCATGTATTTGGTTGCGTGTTTTGCGTTTTTCCTCATCGGTGGCTTGATGGCGTTGCTGATGCGTTCTGAGTTGACGGTGCCTGGTCTGCAGTTCTTGTCGACTGAGCAGTACAACCAGTTGTTCACCATGCATGGCACGGTGATGTTGCTGATGTATGCGACGCCGATTGTGATCGGGTTTGCCAACGTGGTGTTGCCGTTGCAGATCGGTGCGCCGGATGTGGCGTTCCCGCGGTTGAATGCGTTCAGTTTTTGGTTGTTCGTGTTTGGTTCGACGGTGGCGATTGCCGGGTTCATCACTCCCGGTGGTGCGGCTGACTTCGGTTGGACTGCGTATACGCCGTTGACCGATGCGGTGCATTCGCCGGGTCCGGGTGCGGATATGTGGATTTTGGGTCTGGGTGTGTCGGGTCTGGGCACGATTTTGGGTGCGGTGAACATGATCACGACGGTGGTGTGTTTGCGTGCGCCGGGTATGACGATGTTCCGGATGCCGATTTTCACTTGGAACATTTTGGTGACGAGTGTGCTGATCTTGCTGGCGTTCCCGTTGTTGACGGCGGCGTTGATGGGGTTGGAGGTTGATCGGCAGTTCGGGGCGCATCTGTATGACCCGTCCAATGGTGGTGCGATTTTGTGGCAGCACTTGTTCTGGTTCTTCGGTCATCCCGAGGTGTACATCATTGCGTTGCCGTTCTTCGGGATCGTGTCGGAGATCTTCCCGGTCTTCTCGCGCAAGCCCATCTTCGGCTACTCCACACTCGTCTATGCGACCTTGGCGATTGCGGCTTTGTCGGTGGCGGTGTGGGCCCATCACATGTATGCCACCGGGGCTGTGCTGTTGCCGTTCTTCTCGTTCATGACGTTCATCATCGCGGTGCCGACGGGTGTGAAGTTCTTCAACTGGATCGGGACGATGTGGAAGGGTCACATCACGTTCGAGACGCCGATGCTGTTTTCGGTGGGCTTTTTGGTGACGTTCTTGTTCGGTGGTCTGACCGGTGTGTTGCTGGCGAGCCCGCCGTTGGATTTCCACCTGTCTGACAGTTACTTCGTGGTGGCGCACTTCCATTACGTGTTGTTCGGCACGATCGTGTTCGCGACGTACGCCGGTATCTATTTCTGGTTCCCGAAGATGACTGGCCGGATGCTTGATGAGCGTTTGGGCAAGATCCACTTCTGGTTGACGATGATCGGGTTCCACACGACGTTCTTGGTGCAGCACTGGGTGGGTAACGAGGGTATGCCGCGTCGGTATGCCGATTACCTGTCCACGGATGGGTTCACGTCGTTGAACATTGTGTCGACGGTGGGTGCGTTCATTCTGGGTGCTTCGACGTTGCCGTTCTTGTGGAATGTGTTCCGTAGCTACCGGTATGGCGAGGTGGTGACGGTGGATGATCCGTGGGGCTTTGGTAACTCGTTGGAGTGGGCGACCAGTTGCCCGCCGCCGCGGCACAACTTCACCGAGCTGCCCCGGATCCGTTCGGAGCGTCCGGCGTTCGAGTTGCATTACCCGCACATGGTCGACCGGATGCGCGAAGAAGCACACGTCGGCCATGCCAGCGAAAAAGCAGAACATGCCAAGCGTGATCCACTCACAGTCGGCACGCACGAGTCCTCGACGGATCCCGATCCGAGCTGA